The Carnobacterium mobile DSM 4848 genome includes a window with the following:
- a CDS encoding ATP-binding cassette domain-containing protein, whose product MLQVRNLTLHHLTDLKEIIKGLSFIVNPGEKVAIIGEEGNGKSTLLKWIMGDKSIESYIQAEGELINQFSRMVYLPQSLPQKYMEFTVDQYFFGQEDVMDVDYQKLYQLVGQLGFDADRLTSSQSLGSLSGGEKVKIQLLKALSTEPDLLLLDEPSNDLDLDTVKWLEHFIKSTPLTVMFISHDETLLAATATKVIQLELLQHKMIPVATVSNLSYKDYIEQKEARYEHQSQVANKQREEHQKQMEKYRQVESSVHHAQGTISRQDPAGGRLLKKKMHAVKSMGKRFEREKENFEDIPLKADAILVKFSNTKPLPSNKTILNLENKNVKLEDKVLAHSLNLLIKSPQKIGIIGQNGIGKSTLLKQLWTHLSQRTDIAAGYMPQHYADYLRLDETPVEFLSETGDSEERTQVMTYLGSMRFTMDEMHHPIRSLSGGQQAKLLLLKIDLSGQNVLLLDEPTRNFSPLSQPELRKLFKGFEESIITVSHDRMFLKEVCDQVYELKKDGLVKVELE is encoded by the coding sequence ATGTTACAAGTGAGAAATTTAACCTTGCACCATTTGACGGATTTGAAAGAAATTATTAAGGGCTTGAGCTTTATAGTCAATCCTGGAGAAAAAGTAGCCATCATTGGCGAAGAAGGAAATGGAAAATCAACATTATTGAAATGGATTATGGGAGATAAAAGCATCGAATCTTACATTCAAGCAGAAGGAGAATTGATCAACCAATTCAGTCGGATGGTTTATTTGCCACAATCCTTACCGCAAAAATATATGGAATTTACAGTCGACCAGTATTTTTTCGGGCAAGAAGACGTTATGGACGTGGATTACCAAAAACTTTATCAATTAGTGGGACAACTTGGATTTGATGCTGATCGGTTAACCAGTTCACAATCATTAGGCAGTCTATCCGGTGGTGAAAAAGTTAAAATTCAGCTGCTAAAAGCCCTCTCGACAGAGCCTGATTTGTTATTGCTGGATGAGCCTTCCAACGACTTGGACCTCGATACAGTCAAATGGCTAGAGCATTTTATCAAGTCTACTCCGTTAACCGTTATGTTTATTTCGCATGACGAAACTTTACTTGCCGCTACAGCGACCAAAGTCATTCAACTTGAACTGTTACAGCACAAGATGATTCCAGTCGCAACTGTATCAAATTTATCTTACAAAGACTACATTGAACAAAAAGAAGCACGCTATGAACACCAATCTCAAGTCGCCAACAAACAGCGTGAAGAACACCAAAAACAAATGGAAAAATACCGGCAAGTTGAAAGCAGTGTACATCATGCTCAAGGAACCATTTCAAGGCAAGACCCAGCTGGTGGAAGATTACTCAAAAAGAAAATGCATGCAGTAAAATCCATGGGCAAACGATTTGAGCGTGAAAAGGAAAACTTTGAAGATATTCCACTAAAAGCAGATGCTATCTTAGTAAAATTCTCAAATACTAAACCACTTCCCTCAAATAAAACTATACTGAATTTAGAAAATAAAAATGTGAAGCTGGAAGATAAAGTTTTAGCCCACTCATTGAACTTGCTTATCAAATCCCCTCAAAAAATAGGCATTATCGGGCAAAATGGGATAGGTAAAAGTACACTCTTGAAACAATTGTGGACACACTTAAGTCAACGTACCGATATTGCAGCTGGATACATGCCGCAACATTATGCCGATTATTTACGGCTTGATGAAACGCCTGTTGAATTCCTTAGTGAAACAGGAGACAGCGAAGAACGCACACAGGTGATGACTTATTTAGGAAGCATGCGTTTTACAATGGATGAAATGCATCATCCCATCCGTTCACTATCAGGCGGGCAGCAAGCCAAATTATTGTTATTGAAAATCGATTTATCCGGACAAAATGTATTGTTGTTGGACGAACCTACACGTAATTTTTCGCCTCTTTCCCAACCGGAATTACGAAAACTGTTTAAAGGTTTCGAAGAATCGATCATAACTGTTTCACATGACAGAATGTTTTTAAAAGAAGTTTGTGACCAAGTGTATGAATTGAAGAAAGACGGCTTAGTCAAAGTAGAACTTGAGTAA
- a CDS encoding FtsB family cell division protein, which yields MKKKEPTNVAQLKNDYTQAKTLQAHRERKQKRKVRRRISVILLIGSLFIIVLSLRIWNSTQSISKMEKERQQAEVVLKKTENNQEQLNMQIKRLEDENYVAKLARSQYYLSKDNEIIFSLPEDNAAKVIEKTKEKAETTEKDD from the coding sequence ATGAAGAAAAAAGAGCCGACAAATGTTGCACAATTAAAAAACGACTATACCCAAGCCAAAACCCTTCAAGCACACCGGGAACGCAAACAAAAGCGGAAAGTGCGCAGAAGAATTTCTGTTATCTTGCTGATAGGCAGTCTGTTTATCATCGTATTGTCACTGAGAATATGGAATAGCACACAATCCATTTCAAAAATGGAAAAGGAAAGACAACAAGCAGAAGTGGTTTTGAAAAAAACTGAAAACAATCAAGAACAATTAAATATGCAAATCAAACGTTTAGAAGATGAAAATTACGTAGCTAAATTAGCCCGCAGCCAATATTACTTATCTAAAGACAATGAGATTATTTTTAGTCTGCCAGAAGATAATGCAGCTAAGGTGATTGAAAAAACAAAAGAAAAAGCAGAAACGACTGAAAAAGATGACTAA
- the hpt gene encoding hypoxanthine phosphoribosyltransferase, with the protein MMQNDIEQVLFSREELAQKTHELGQQLSADYKEKNPLVVGILKGATPFLSDLVKEMDIYLEMDFMDVSSYGGGITSSGEVKILKDLDTNVEGRDLLIVEDIIDSGRTLSYLVDMFRYRKAKSVKIVTLLDKPEGRVVDMKADYVGFLVPNEFVVGYGLDYDERYRNLPYIGILKPEIYQ; encoded by the coding sequence ATTATGCAAAATGATATTGAACAGGTGCTTTTTTCCAGAGAGGAACTGGCTCAAAAAACGCACGAATTAGGTCAGCAGTTATCAGCTGATTACAAAGAAAAGAATCCATTAGTGGTAGGCATACTAAAAGGCGCCACACCTTTCTTATCTGATTTAGTGAAAGAAATGGATATTTATCTTGAAATGGATTTTATGGATGTTTCAAGCTATGGCGGCGGAATTACTTCATCAGGAGAGGTTAAAATCTTGAAAGATTTAGATACTAACGTTGAGGGGCGAGATTTATTGATTGTCGAAGACATTATCGACAGTGGACGGACCTTATCTTACTTAGTGGATATGTTCCGTTATCGTAAAGCGAAATCCGTCAAGATTGTCACCTTGCTTGATAAACCAGAAGGCCGGGTTGTTGATATGAAAGCTGATTATGTCGGGTTCTTGGTTCCAAATGAATTCGTCGTCGGTTATGGATTAGATTACGATGAACGGTACCGTAACTTACCGTATATTGGTATCTTAAAACCCGAAATTTATCAATAG
- the ftsH gene encoding ATP-dependent zinc metalloprotease FtsH, whose protein sequence is MKKGLLKNGFFYAIVFLGIIGIVTWATGGSSGEQSTEIPASEFVSQLEANQVKKFTIQPNAGVYKITGEYRKAQPLKKGSDSSINIFGSTETTSTKFTSAVLQNDSTVSEIDALAKENKIEMAPLPEESSGIWVTLLVSVLPLVIFVFFIYMMMGQSGQGGGGQGGRGVMNFGKSKAKEADNKANKVRFSDVAGADEEKEELVEVVEFLKDPRRFAELGARIPAGVLLEGPPGTGKTLLAKAVAGEAGVPFFSISGSDFVEMFVGVGASRVRDLFENAKKAAPSIIFIDEIDAVGRQRGAGMGGGHDEREQTLNQLLVELDGFTGNEGVIVIAATNRSDVLDPALLRPGRFDRQILVGRPDVKGREAILKVHAKNKPISKDVDLKVVATQTPGFSGADLENLLNEAALVAARRNKKTIDALDLDEAQDRVIAGPAKKNRVISKVERAMVAYHEAGHTIVGMVLSDARVVHKVTIVPRGRAGGYAIMLPKEDRFLMTKKEMFEQIVGLLGGRVAEEMIFDSQSSGASNDFQQATALARSMVTEYGMSEKLGPVQYEGNSQVFVGRDYGQTKAYSEQIAFEIDQEVRRIIVEAHDEARHILEEHREQHKLIADKLLELETLDEKTIKSLFETGEMPVTGEASNTDYPRETEGASFEEAKRAREAKEAEHLKKEKAQEEAKKHETQEDAEKLVEEVKKELKDENQDENR, encoded by the coding sequence ATGAAAAAAGGACTCTTAAAAAACGGTTTCTTCTATGCAATCGTATTTCTAGGAATTATCGGAATAGTGACTTGGGCAACAGGCGGCTCATCCGGTGAACAAAGTACTGAAATACCAGCTAGTGAATTCGTCTCACAATTAGAAGCCAATCAAGTTAAAAAATTTACGATCCAACCCAACGCGGGAGTTTATAAAATTACCGGAGAATACCGTAAAGCTCAACCTTTGAAAAAAGGTTCTGATTCAAGTATTAATATTTTTGGTTCAACTGAAACAACCAGTACTAAATTTACATCCGCAGTTTTACAAAACGATTCGACCGTTAGTGAAATTGACGCTCTTGCTAAAGAAAATAAAATTGAAATGGCCCCACTGCCAGAAGAATCTTCTGGAATTTGGGTAACGCTCTTAGTTTCTGTGTTGCCGTTAGTTATTTTTGTCTTTTTCATCTATATGATGATGGGTCAAAGTGGACAAGGCGGAGGCGGACAAGGCGGCCGTGGCGTAATGAACTTTGGCAAATCAAAAGCCAAAGAAGCAGATAATAAAGCAAACAAAGTTCGTTTTTCTGACGTTGCAGGTGCAGATGAAGAAAAAGAAGAACTGGTAGAAGTTGTTGAATTCCTGAAGGACCCAAGACGTTTTGCTGAATTAGGTGCACGCATCCCAGCAGGTGTTCTATTAGAAGGACCTCCAGGTACAGGTAAAACGTTACTTGCTAAAGCTGTAGCCGGTGAAGCAGGAGTTCCGTTCTTCTCGATCTCAGGATCTGACTTTGTTGAAATGTTCGTTGGGGTCGGTGCAAGCCGAGTACGTGATTTATTTGAAAACGCGAAAAAAGCTGCTCCGTCTATTATCTTTATTGATGAAATCGATGCTGTTGGTCGTCAACGTGGCGCAGGCATGGGCGGCGGACATGATGAACGTGAACAAACTTTAAACCAATTACTAGTTGAACTGGATGGTTTTACCGGAAATGAAGGCGTCATTGTCATTGCGGCAACTAACCGTTCAGACGTATTAGACCCAGCGTTGCTTCGTCCAGGACGTTTTGACCGTCAAATTCTTGTAGGTCGTCCAGACGTCAAAGGCCGTGAAGCCATCTTGAAAGTACACGCTAAAAACAAACCAATCAGCAAAGATGTTGACTTAAAAGTAGTCGCAACTCAAACACCAGGATTTTCTGGGGCTGATTTGGAAAACTTATTAAACGAAGCAGCTTTAGTGGCAGCTCGTCGTAATAAGAAAACCATCGATGCACTTGACTTAGACGAAGCCCAAGACCGTGTAATTGCAGGTCCGGCTAAGAAAAATCGAGTAATCAGCAAAGTGGAACGCGCAATGGTCGCTTATCATGAGGCAGGTCACACGATTGTGGGAATGGTCTTAAGCGATGCGCGAGTAGTTCACAAAGTTACGATTGTTCCTCGTGGACGTGCGGGCGGTTATGCTATTATGCTTCCAAAAGAAGACCGCTTCTTAATGACTAAAAAAGAAATGTTTGAACAAATTGTAGGACTGCTGGGAGGGCGTGTAGCAGAAGAAATGATTTTTGACTCACAATCTTCAGGAGCCAGCAATGACTTCCAACAAGCAACAGCGTTAGCTAGAAGTATGGTTACTGAATACGGAATGAGTGAAAAATTAGGTCCGGTTCAATACGAAGGCAATAGCCAAGTATTTGTTGGCCGTGATTATGGTCAAACAAAAGCTTATTCTGAACAAATTGCTTTTGAAATCGACCAAGAAGTACGCCGTATTATTGTGGAAGCTCACGATGAAGCACGTCATATTTTAGAAGAACACAGAGAACAGCATAAATTGATTGCTGATAAATTACTGGAACTAGAAACACTAGATGAAAAAACCATTAAGAGCTTATTCGAAACGGGTGAAATGCCTGTAACGGGAGAGGCTTCAAATACTGACTACCCTCGTGAAACAGAAGGTGCATCATTTGAAGAAGCTAAACGTGCAAGAGAAGCTAAAGAAGCTGAGCATTTAAAGAAAGAAAAAGCCCAAGAAGAAGCTAAAAAGCATGAAACACAAGAAGATGCAGAAAAACTTGTGGAAGAAGTAAAAAAAGAATTAAAAGATGAAAATCAAGATGAAAATCGCTAA
- the lysS gene encoding lysine--tRNA ligase, protein MSREDTHEVENHEEMNDQLQVRREKMEHLRERGIDPFGSRFKRTHLSSELHAAYDGFSKEEIAEKEETVTVAGRIMTKRGKGKVGFAHLQDRKGQIQIYVRKDAVGDEDYETFNSADLGDFIGVTGTVMKTNTGEVTIKPSSITQLSKALRPLPDKYHGLTNVEQRYRQRYLDLISNQESFDRFTKRSEIIREIRSYLNAQDYLEVETPTLHNLAGGAAARPFITHHNALDMELYLRIALELHLKRLMVGGMEKVYEIGRVFRNEGIDTTHNPEFTMLELYTAYTDFEDVMDLTEGLIRTVAERVLGTAHITYNQQEIDLASKWKRQHMVDAIKEQTGVDFWKKMTDEEAIAIAKEHNVPLPEHSQFGHVVNEFFEMFVEEKLVQPTFIYGHPVEISPLAKKNTADPRFTDRFEVFIVGHEYGNAFSELNDPIDQKERFEAQAKEREQGNDEAHPIDEDFIEALEYGMPPTGGLGIGIDRLVMLLTDAQSIRDVLLFPAMRNL, encoded by the coding sequence ATGAGTCGCGAAGATACACATGAAGTAGAAAACCATGAAGAAATGAATGATCAGTTACAAGTACGCCGAGAAAAAATGGAGCATTTGCGTGAACGCGGTATTGACCCGTTTGGCAGCCGATTCAAAAGAACACATCTATCAAGTGAATTACATGCAGCCTATGATGGCTTTTCTAAAGAAGAAATAGCTGAAAAAGAAGAAACTGTCACAGTTGCTGGCAGAATAATGACTAAAAGAGGCAAAGGGAAAGTTGGTTTTGCTCACTTACAAGACCGCAAAGGGCAAATACAAATTTATGTTCGGAAAGACGCTGTTGGCGATGAAGACTATGAAACATTTAATAGTGCTGACTTAGGCGACTTTATTGGAGTGACTGGAACGGTCATGAAGACGAATACAGGCGAAGTGACCATTAAACCTTCTTCTATTACACAACTGTCAAAAGCTTTACGTCCTTTACCAGACAAATACCACGGGTTGACAAATGTAGAACAACGTTACCGTCAACGTTATTTAGATTTGATCAGTAACCAAGAAAGTTTTGATCGGTTTACTAAACGCAGTGAAATCATTCGTGAAATCCGCAGTTATTTGAATGCACAAGATTACCTAGAAGTAGAAACTCCTACTCTGCACAACCTTGCAGGTGGAGCAGCGGCTCGTCCGTTTATTACACACCATAATGCATTAGATATGGAATTGTACTTGCGTATTGCTCTTGAATTGCATTTAAAACGGTTAATGGTCGGCGGAATGGAAAAAGTGTACGAAATCGGACGTGTTTTCCGTAATGAAGGAATAGACACTACGCATAATCCAGAATTTACGATGTTAGAACTCTATACAGCTTATACCGATTTTGAAGATGTCATGGATTTAACAGAAGGCTTAATTCGAACAGTTGCTGAGCGTGTTCTGGGAACCGCACATATCACATATAATCAGCAAGAAATCGATTTAGCAAGCAAGTGGAAACGTCAGCACATGGTCGATGCCATCAAAGAACAAACTGGCGTTGATTTTTGGAAAAAAATGACTGATGAAGAAGCAATTGCTATCGCAAAAGAACATAATGTTCCGCTGCCTGAACATAGCCAATTCGGTCATGTTGTAAACGAGTTCTTTGAAATGTTTGTAGAAGAAAAATTAGTACAACCAACGTTTATTTATGGACACCCAGTTGAAATTTCTCCATTAGCTAAGAAAAATACAGCTGACCCAAGATTCACTGATCGATTTGAAGTGTTTATTGTTGGTCATGAATACGGCAATGCATTTAGTGAGTTAAATGATCCAATTGATCAAAAAGAACGTTTTGAAGCACAAGCAAAAGAACGTGAACAAGGAAATGACGAAGCTCATCCAATTGATGAAGACTTTATTGAAGCTTTAGAATATGGTATGCCTCCAACTGGTGGTTTAGGAATCGGAATCGATCGCTTAGTTATGCTATTAACCGACGCTCAATCCATTCGCGATGTTCTTTTATTCCCTGCTATGCGTAATTTATAA
- the hslO gene encoding Hsp33 family molecular chaperone HslO encodes MSDYLLKSLGYDGQVRVYVVDATQTVAEAQRRHETWSAASAALGRTMIGALLLGATLKGEEKMTVKVEGNGPAGHIIVDSNGKGEVKGYIANPKISLPLNKFGKLDVRGAVGTEGSLTVTKDLGMKEAFSGQVPLVSGELGEDFTYYMANSEQTPSAIGLSVLVDTDDSIKAAGGFMIQVMPGATDETITALENRLATIPMISQLMEEGATPEDILERLMGKDNAKVLEQLPITFKCDCSKERFSRAIIALGTKEIDDMIIEDQGAEASCHFCGNHYHYDVADLEALKADATN; translated from the coding sequence ATGTCAGATTATTTATTGAAAAGCTTGGGCTATGATGGTCAAGTGAGAGTTTATGTTGTTGACGCTACCCAAACGGTTGCAGAAGCACAACGCAGACATGAAACATGGAGTGCCGCTTCGGCAGCACTAGGCCGAACAATGATCGGAGCTTTACTGTTGGGAGCTACGCTTAAAGGCGAGGAAAAAATGACAGTAAAAGTTGAAGGAAACGGACCTGCTGGACATATTATCGTGGACAGTAACGGAAAAGGGGAAGTAAAAGGATATATTGCTAATCCGAAAATAAGTTTGCCGTTAAACAAATTTGGAAAACTAGATGTTCGTGGAGCTGTAGGAACAGAAGGCTCATTGACGGTTACGAAAGATTTAGGTATGAAAGAAGCTTTCTCTGGACAAGTTCCTTTAGTCAGCGGAGAACTGGGAGAAGATTTCACATACTATATGGCGAATTCTGAACAAACACCTTCTGCAATCGGGTTAAGTGTCTTAGTTGATACAGACGATTCCATTAAAGCAGCAGGAGGATTTATGATTCAAGTTATGCCGGGCGCAACAGATGAAACCATTACAGCATTGGAAAATCGGTTAGCTACTATCCCGATGATTTCTCAATTAATGGAAGAAGGCGCTACTCCTGAAGATATCTTAGAACGTTTAATGGGTAAAGATAATGCGAAAGTTTTAGAGCAATTACCGATTACGTTCAAATGTGACTGCTCTAAAGAACGTTTTTCACGGGCGATCATTGCTTTAGGGACAAAAGAAATAGACGACATGATCATAGAAGACCAAGGAGCAGAAGCAAGTTGTCATTTTTGTGGAAATCACTATCATTATGACGTAGCAGATTTAGAAGCATTAAAAGCAGACGCTACCAACTAA
- the cysK gene encoding cysteine synthase A, giving the protein MGKVVNSITELIGETPLIKLSNKVVPAGAADVYVKLESANIGGSVKDRIALNMIEVAEQEGKLKAGDVIVEPTSGNTGVGLAMIAAAKGYKAILVMPDTMSIERRKLLKAYGAELVLTPGADGIKASIEKATEIAAQPGHFMPMQFENLANPAVHAATTGPEILDAFNGVAPDAFVSAVGTGGTLTGAGQVLKEADPTTKIYALEPAESPVLSGGVPSPHKIQGIGTGFVPQVLDTLLYDEVLQVSSEDAMEMARKVAAKEGLLVGISSGAAIKGAIEVAVKLGAGKKVVTVAPDNGERYLSTALFPSDD; this is encoded by the coding sequence ATGGGTAAAGTAGTCAATAGTATTACAGAATTAATTGGAGAAACACCGCTGATCAAATTATCTAATAAAGTAGTGCCGGCTGGTGCAGCAGATGTTTATGTGAAACTAGAATCTGCTAATATCGGTGGCAGTGTCAAAGACCGGATAGCGTTAAATATGATTGAAGTAGCAGAACAAGAAGGTAAACTAAAAGCAGGAGATGTGATTGTTGAACCGACAAGCGGAAATACAGGTGTAGGATTGGCGATGATCGCTGCCGCTAAAGGTTACAAAGCTATTTTAGTGATGCCGGATACAATGAGCATAGAGCGGCGCAAGTTATTAAAAGCATATGGTGCGGAATTGGTATTGACGCCAGGAGCAGACGGTATCAAAGCGTCGATTGAGAAGGCTACAGAAATAGCCGCACAACCCGGCCATTTTATGCCTATGCAATTTGAAAATTTAGCTAACCCAGCAGTACATGCAGCTACCACTGGTCCAGAAATACTGGATGCATTCAACGGAGTAGCGCCAGATGCTTTTGTTTCAGCAGTTGGAACCGGTGGAACGTTGACCGGAGCAGGGCAAGTGTTAAAAGAAGCTGACCCAACAACGAAAATTTATGCGCTGGAACCTGCTGAATCCCCTGTGTTAAGCGGAGGTGTTCCTAGCCCGCACAAAATTCAAGGAATTGGAACAGGATTTGTGCCGCAAGTGTTGGATACACTGCTATATGATGAAGTGCTGCAAGTATCTAGTGAAGACGCTATGGAAATGGCACGGAAAGTTGCTGCAAAAGAAGGTTTGTTAGTAGGAATTTCTTCAGGAGCAGCGATTAAAGGTGCAATTGAAGTTGCCGTTAAATTAGGTGCCGGAAAAAAAGTTGTGACGGTTGCTCCTGATAACGGAGAACGTTACCTATCAACTGCATTATTTCCAAGCGATGACTAA
- the tilS gene encoding tRNA lysidine(34) synthetase TilS → MELFSAFLKSCQQHHHWQPTDRLLLAVSGGVDSMVLVDLIQQLPDPVRPWFGVVHVNHKLRQASEQEELFLRDYCLEKSIPFFQRDWEVAKHPKVGVEAAARTFRYAFFQEMMEIHRATHLVTAHHADDQMETILMRLVRGGQLEGMTGIQHVRSFGPGLLVRPLLDYAKSDLYEYSQAHGVTYFEDETNTSLSYTRNRYRQTVIPLLKKENEQVLAHFKEFSNDLADVLSLANQVVREKSEQLVVKKEPDFLELEIAPFFSFDAETQRQVLNYLLLDLYNNHPMESLRQQVNELISLMTGSKPNGQLDLPDGWKAKRNYNRLRFEKAVLSSVTPALLEQNLFPGQWVALEKGDRIGLFEAATFEQPVLPEDYYIWLDPAEVKLPLTIRHRKPGDRMTLKGMNTGSKKVKSILIDQKVPIEKRNKAYVITDSTNEIIWLVEYKESRLSIERETDKIQYILIYQKEKRTY, encoded by the coding sequence ATGGAATTGTTTTCTGCTTTTTTAAAGAGCTGTCAGCAACATCATCATTGGCAGCCGACGGACCGGCTGTTGCTTGCAGTTTCTGGCGGGGTAGATTCCATGGTGCTCGTAGATTTAATTCAGCAGCTGCCCGATCCAGTCAGACCTTGGTTTGGCGTGGTGCACGTCAACCATAAATTACGTCAAGCTTCTGAACAAGAAGAACTTTTTTTAAGGGATTATTGTTTAGAAAAAAGCATTCCTTTTTTTCAGCGGGATTGGGAAGTAGCGAAGCACCCAAAAGTTGGAGTAGAGGCAGCGGCGCGAACATTTCGTTATGCTTTTTTTCAAGAAATGATGGAAATTCATCGAGCCACTCACTTGGTAACAGCGCATCATGCAGATGATCAAATGGAAACCATTCTGATGCGGCTAGTCCGCGGAGGGCAACTGGAAGGCATGACAGGGATTCAACATGTTCGCTCATTTGGCCCTGGTTTATTAGTGAGGCCGCTATTAGATTATGCTAAATCCGATTTGTATGAGTATAGCCAAGCGCATGGAGTGACTTACTTTGAAGATGAGACCAATACTAGTTTGTCTTATACCCGCAATCGCTACCGGCAAACGGTTATTCCACTATTAAAAAAAGAAAACGAACAAGTTTTGGCTCATTTCAAAGAATTTTCAAATGATTTAGCCGATGTGCTGTCTTTAGCCAATCAAGTTGTACGAGAAAAAAGTGAACAACTAGTAGTAAAAAAGGAACCAGATTTTCTAGAACTTGAGATAGCCCCATTTTTTTCTTTTGATGCTGAGACACAACGTCAAGTTTTGAACTACCTCTTATTGGATCTCTATAACAACCATCCAATGGAATCCCTTAGACAGCAAGTAAACGAACTGATAAGTTTAATGACCGGTTCTAAACCAAACGGACAGTTAGATTTGCCTGACGGTTGGAAAGCAAAAAGAAACTATAACCGGTTACGGTTTGAAAAAGCTGTTTTATCCTCAGTAACTCCAGCACTTCTTGAACAAAACCTTTTTCCAGGACAGTGGGTCGCCTTAGAGAAGGGAGACCGAATCGGTTTGTTTGAAGCAGCAACTTTTGAACAGCCTGTTCTTCCAGAAGATTACTATATATGGCTGGATCCGGCAGAAGTAAAGCTGCCTTTAACGATCAGACACCGCAAACCGGGAGACCGAATGACATTAAAAGGAATGAATACGGGCAGCAAGAAGGTCAAATCCATTTTAATTGATCAAAAAGTTCCTATAGAAAAACGAAATAAAGCCTATGTAATAACCGATTCTACAAATGAAATCATTTGGTTAGTAGAATATAAGGAATCTAGATTGTCTATTGAACGTGAAACTGATAAAATACAATACATACTCATCTACCAAAAAGAAAAGAGAACGTATTGA
- a CDS encoding S1 domain-containing RNA-binding protein, protein MSIEVGNKVSGTVSGITNFGAFIDLGDRKTGLVHISEVSDSFIKDIKDVLKVGETVTVKVMSIGDDGKIGLSIRRAVDKPIETASNTQEKTSSYQGRREGGAPRSGGYQNQRSNRGSKNVEPKKDDFDSLMSSFLKDSDDRLTTLKRSTEGKRGGRGGRRN, encoded by the coding sequence ATGTCAATTGAAGTGGGAAATAAAGTTTCAGGAACAGTATCAGGTATTACAAATTTCGGTGCATTCATCGACCTAGGAGATAGAAAAACCGGATTAGTTCATATTAGTGAGGTATCCGATAGTTTTATCAAAGATATCAAAGATGTGTTAAAAGTTGGGGAAACTGTCACTGTAAAAGTGATGTCTATTGGAGATGACGGGAAAATCGGTCTTTCTATTAGACGTGCAGTAGATAAGCCAATTGAAACTGCTTCAAATACTCAAGAAAAAACTAGCAGCTATCAAGGACGTCGCGAAGGCGGAGCTCCTCGTAGTGGCGGCTATCAAAATCAACGAAGTAATCGTGGATCAAAAAATGTAGAGCCTAAAAAAGATGATTTCGATTCATTAATGTCATCCTTTTTGAAAGATAGTGATGATCGTTTAACGACGCTAAAAAGAAGTACTGAAGGAAAACGCGGCGGCCGTGGTGGACGACGTAATTAA